In a single window of the Dysgonomonas mossii genome:
- the metI gene encoding methionine ABC transporter permease MetI — protein MIDLLLKGTGETIVMTLVSGFFSFLLGLPLGVWLYITRKGQIKENMILHNILSTFINIFRAIPFIILIVWMIPFTRALVGTSIGVLAALVPLSIGAAPFVARMIENSLIDVPSGLIEASRSMGATPLQIVKKVLLPEALPSIVNCVSITLIMLVGYSAMGGAVGAGGLGQIGYQYGYVGYNLEIMNIVLALLVILVFIIQYTGNYISKKFDHR, from the coding sequence ATGATCGATTTATTGTTAAAAGGTACAGGTGAAACAATCGTCATGACCCTTGTGTCAGGCTTTTTTAGTTTTTTGCTTGGATTACCGCTTGGGGTTTGGCTGTATATAACACGTAAAGGGCAGATAAAAGAAAATATGATATTGCATAATATCCTATCAACATTCATAAATATCTTTAGAGCCATTCCTTTTATTATTCTTATTGTATGGATGATTCCTTTCACTCGTGCATTGGTAGGTACATCAATAGGGGTTTTAGCCGCACTTGTTCCATTGAGTATTGGTGCTGCTCCTTTTGTTGCCCGAATGATAGAAAATAGCCTTATCGATGTGCCGAGTGGTTTGATAGAGGCTTCTCGATCGATGGGTGCAACTCCACTTCAGATTGTGAAAAAGGTTTTATTACCAGAAGCATTACCGTCAATTGTTAATTGTGTATCTATAACGTTAATAATGCTTGTCGGTTATTCTGCTATGGGTGGTGCTGTGGGAGCCGGAGGATTGGGACAAATTGGTTACCAATATGGCTATGTTGGTTATAATCTGGAAATAATGAATATAGTTTTAGCGTTGCTCGTAATATTAGTGTTTATAATCCAATATACAGGTAATTATATTTCTAAGAAGTTTGACCATAGATAA
- a CDS encoding rhodanese-like domain-containing protein, translating to MKLSYFLFTIILSLVSLSIDAQIADTDTLRSLAARKGTVIVDVRTVEEYDEGHIGSSINIPLQILGDSIESLKHYEKVIVICRSGRRSAKAKAEFEEAGFTNVYNGGGWEHLKAILEAREEE from the coding sequence ATGAAACTATCTTATTTTTTATTTACAATTATTCTTAGTCTGGTATCTCTTTCTATTGATGCGCAGATAGCCGATACAGATACATTAAGATCATTGGCTGCACGTAAAGGTACTGTGATTGTTGATGTGCGTACGGTAGAAGAGTATGATGAAGGGCATATTGGATCGTCTATAAATATTCCCTTACAGATACTCGGTGATTCTATCGAGAGTTTGAAACATTATGAGAAAGTAATTGTGATCTGTCGAAGTGGCAGACGAAGTGCTAAAGCCAAAGCTGAGTTTGAAGAGGCTGGTTTTACGAATGTATATAATGGTGGTGGATGGGAACATCTAAAGGCTATTTTAGAAGCTCGGGAAGAAGAGTAG
- a CDS encoding DUF4352 domain-containing protein, whose protein sequence is MKKTSDNKLESKRKALNIGCLFVTLGLIIILVFVILINGDNPKRDTEKLSDIEQSTNSENASTTNKEISSKSIVLPKINESVITGKFKFTITKIAYDRKNKDRTLVLLVYITYQNTSNNQAVIEYNYFDLIDEKGAIYAASNSLNLDLAASGNGIYFDECNPNIVKKGVIAFEVPAKNKYFISVSDGDDASVIDLN, encoded by the coding sequence ATGAAAAAGACAAGTGATAATAAACTAGAAAGTAAAAGAAAAGCATTAAACATTGGGTGTTTATTTGTGACTTTAGGTTTAATTATAATATTAGTTTTTGTGATTTTGATTAATGGAGACAACCCAAAGAGAGATACAGAGAAATTATCAGATATAGAGCAATCTACGAATTCTGAAAATGCATCAACCACCAATAAAGAAATTTCATCCAAAAGCATTGTTTTACCTAAGATAAATGAATCTGTTATTACAGGAAAATTTAAATTTACAATAACGAAGATTGCCTATGACAGAAAAAATAAGGATAGAACTCTTGTCTTGTTGGTTTACATCACATATCAAAACACTTCAAATAATCAAGCAGTTATTGAATATAATTATTTTGATCTTATCGATGAGAAGGGTGCTATATATGCGGCATCAAATAGCCTGAATCTTGATTTAGCTGCATCAGGAAATGGTATATACTTTGATGAGTGCAATCCAAATATTGTAAAAAAAGGAGTAATAGCATTTGAAGTTCCAGCTAAAAACAAATATTTCATTTCAGTCTCTGATGGTGATGATGCATCAGTAATTGATTTAAATTAA
- a CDS encoding type I restriction endonuclease has protein sequence MDFKDQIKQLSDRAEKLKDSLQTEEATKNALIMPFLQAMGYDVFNPLEVMPEFTCDIGTKKGEKIDYAIFRDNQPVVLVECKHWKQDLTLHDNQLLRYFHVSNAKFGLLTNGIVYKFYTDLETPNKMDEKPFLEINLFDLKSNTVEELKKFHKTYFDVDNILSSASELKYTSQLKMVINNEFSNPSPEFVKLFAKQVYDGVITPKLLEQFTSLVKKSISGLISDIISDRLKTALKTEVAQEEQPEQPESLIVEDKNNGIVTTEEELEGFMLIKAILREVVNVSRITYRDAQTYFAIIFDNNNRKPIVRLYFNSPTNKYIVTFDKEKKETRHNISSLDDIYQYANEIKEVVKNYI, from the coding sequence ATGGACTTCAAAGATCAAATCAAACAGCTTTCAGACAGAGCCGAAAAACTAAAAGACAGCCTCCAAACAGAAGAAGCAACTAAAAATGCTTTAATTATGCCTTTTCTTCAAGCAATGGGTTATGATGTGTTCAATCCATTAGAAGTAATGCCAGAGTTTACTTGTGATATAGGAACTAAGAAGGGAGAAAAGATAGATTATGCTATATTCAGAGATAATCAGCCTGTCGTTTTAGTAGAGTGCAAGCACTGGAAGCAAGATCTGACATTACATGACAATCAGTTGTTGCGTTACTTCCATGTATCAAATGCTAAATTCGGGTTATTGACTAATGGAATAGTCTACAAGTTCTATACAGACCTTGAAACTCCTAATAAAATGGACGAGAAGCCATTTCTTGAAATCAATTTATTTGATCTCAAAAGTAACACAGTCGAGGAATTAAAAAAATTCCATAAAACATATTTTGATGTTGATAATATATTGAGCTCTGCAAGTGAATTAAAATACACAAGTCAGTTGAAAATGGTTATTAACAACGAATTCTCAAATCCGAGCCCTGAGTTTGTTAAATTATTTGCAAAACAGGTTTATGATGGTGTTATCACCCCTAAGCTATTAGAACAATTTACATCTCTAGTCAAAAAATCTATTTCAGGTTTAATTAGTGATATTATTTCAGATCGTCTGAAAACGGCTTTAAAAACAGAAGTTGCCCAAGAAGAGCAACCCGAACAACCAGAATCACTAATTGTTGAAGATAAAAACAATGGTATAGTTACTACAGAAGAAGAATTAGAAGGCTTCATGTTGATTAAGGCTATACTTCGAGAAGTTGTAAATGTATCGAGAATAACATATAGGGATGCTCAAACTTACTTTGCAATAATATTTGATAATAATAATCGAAAACCTATAGTCCGATTGTATTTTAACTCACCTACAAATAAATACATCGTAACTTTTGATAAAGAAAAAAAGGAAACAAGGCACAATATATCTTCTTTAGATGATATATACCAATATGCCAATGAAATAAAAGAAGTAGTTAAAAACTATATATAA
- a CDS encoding YnfA family protein: MDILRSVCIFILAGICEIGGGYLIWLSIREDKPLWYGILGGAIMIAYGIVATFQESNFAKVYATYGGFFIVLSLLWAFVFDKYIPTKYDIIGALVALIGVCIIYYSPRE, encoded by the coding sequence ATGGATATTTTAAGGTCTGTTTGTATATTTATTCTTGCCGGTATATGCGAAATTGGTGGTGGATATCTTATTTGGTTATCAATAAGAGAAGACAAGCCTCTATGGTATGGAATTCTTGGTGGAGCTATTATGATCGCATACGGTATAGTTGCTACTTTTCAGGAGTCTAATTTCGCAAAAGTTTATGCAACGTATGGCGGCTTTTTCATCGTTTTGTCTCTTCTTTGGGCATTTGTGTTTGATAAATATATTCCTACTAAATATGATATTATCGGAGCACTGGTTGCATTGATCGGTGTTTGTATTATCTATTATTCTCCTCGCGAATAA
- a CDS encoding VOC family protein codes for MKHIKLAQTILFVDNQERSSLFYEKIFRQASDLNVPGMTEFNLSDHCKLGLMPNNGIARILANQLPHPQDGNGIPRCELYLYVEDIKLEFDNAINSGAKLISPIIERNWGDRACYFADPDGHVIAFAERII; via the coding sequence ATGAAGCACATTAAACTCGCTCAAACAATTCTGTTTGTAGATAATCAAGAAAGAAGCAGTTTATTTTATGAAAAGATATTTCGCCAAGCTTCGGATCTTAATGTCCCCGGAATGACAGAATTTAATTTATCCGACCATTGCAAATTAGGCTTAATGCCTAACAACGGAATCGCCAGAATATTAGCAAATCAACTCCCCCACCCTCAGGATGGCAATGGAATCCCCAGATGTGAACTGTACCTGTATGTTGAGGATATTAAATTGGAGTTTGATAATGCAATTAATAGTGGAGCAAAACTAATAAGTCCCATTATTGAAAGAAATTGGGGAGACAGAGCATGCTATTTCGCAGATCCCGATGGGCATGTAATAGCATTTGCTGAAAGAATCATTTAA
- a CDS encoding 2-oxoacid:ferredoxin oxidoreductase subunit beta has product MIDVNLKMASSHQAKDYKSDQYVRWCPGCGDHALLNCLHKAMAELGIEPHKTAVISGIGCSSRLPYYMNTYGFHTIHGRGAAIATGVKTAKPELSVWLATGDGDCLAIGGNHFIHAVRRNVDINILLLNNKIYGLTKGQFSPTSDRGFVSKSSPFGTVEDPFHPVELALGARGTFFARCIDVDLANTTEVLTLSAKHKGTSVVEILQNCVIFNDAIHDNVVDRAWRAERTILLKHGEKMLFGANKDKGLVIDGWQIKDVIIGQNGYTIDDVLVHDATTKDDTLHLKLGLMSPQNGLPLALGVIRDVEEPTYDQGIEEQVKEVQAKNPVRKLTDYLMKQDVWEVK; this is encoded by the coding sequence ATGATAGATGTAAATTTAAAAATGGCCTCTTCTCATCAGGCTAAAGATTATAAAAGCGATCAGTATGTACGTTGGTGTCCGGGATGCGGAGACCATGCTCTTCTCAATTGCTTGCACAAAGCAATGGCTGAGTTGGGTATAGAGCCTCATAAAACAGCTGTTATATCAGGTATCGGATGCTCTTCTCGCCTGCCTTACTATATGAACACATACGGGTTCCATACCATTCACGGACGTGGGGCTGCCATTGCGACAGGAGTAAAAACAGCAAAACCTGAGCTATCCGTTTGGCTTGCTACCGGTGATGGCGACTGCCTGGCGATCGGAGGTAACCACTTTATACATGCAGTGCGTCGCAATGTGGATATTAACATTTTGCTACTAAACAATAAAATTTACGGCTTAACAAAGGGGCAATTCTCACCAACATCTGACAGAGGATTTGTTTCTAAGTCTTCTCCTTTTGGGACGGTAGAAGATCCATTCCACCCTGTAGAATTAGCACTGGGAGCACGTGGAACCTTTTTTGCTCGTTGTATAGATGTCGATTTAGCTAACACGACTGAAGTTTTGACTTTATCGGCAAAGCATAAAGGCACTTCTGTTGTAGAGATATTGCAAAACTGTGTAATATTCAACGATGCAATCCACGATAATGTTGTAGACAGAGCATGGAGAGCCGAACGTACAATCTTGTTGAAACATGGAGAAAAGATGCTGTTCGGTGCAAACAAAGATAAAGGATTAGTAATTGACGGCTGGCAAATCAAGGATGTAATTATCGGTCAGAATGGTTATACAATCGATGATGTTTTGGTACATGACGCTACTACGAAGGATGATACATTACACCTAAAACTAGGATTGATGTCTCCTCAAAATGGCTTACCTTTAGCACTAGGTGTTATTCGTGATGTGGAAGAGCCTACGTACGATCAAGGTATAGAAGAGCAAGTAAAAGAAGTACAAGCTAAAAATCCGGTTCGTAAGCTTACAGATTACCTGATGAAACAGGATGTATGGGAAGTGAAATAA
- a CDS encoding 2-oxoacid:acceptor oxidoreductase subunit alpha, with amino-acid sequence MQNTVKIKDVKDIVVRFSGDSGDGMQLTGTIFSNLSAIFGNQIATFPDFPAEIRAPQGTLYGVSGFQVHLGNQIYNSGDMSDVLVAMNPAALKVNAKSLKKDSVIIIDTDSFGKRDLEKALFATEDPFTELGLTTQQIISVPITTLTKSSLEGMEMDMKSRVRSKNMFALGLVCWLFNRPLDVANHILSNKFAKKPVLVEANLKVLADGFNYGHNTNMSISSYRVETVNIDKGYYIDINGNTATAYGLIAASENSGKPLFLGSYPITPATDILQELVKFKQLGVKAIQVEDEIAGVCTAIGASFAGNLAVTSTSGPGLALKGEAIGLAVMAELPLIVIDVQRGGPSTGLPTKTEQTDLRQALYGRNGESPIVVLAAASPTDCFDMAYWASKIALERVMPVILLTDGYIANGSSAWRIPDLDQYPTITPHDVSQYTGNEWNSALRNDETMVRYWAEAGLEGYTHRIGGLEKDFKTGAISTDAANHQKMTDIRQQKVDKVADIIPQLELIGGEDAELLVIGWGGTYGHLREAVEKMNILGHKVALAHFRFISPLPKNTESILRKFKNIIVAELNNGQFAGYLVDKIPGLQVSRYNKVEGQPFAVSELIEAFTKKLGE; translated from the coding sequence ATGCAAAACACAGTAAAAATTAAGGACGTAAAAGACATAGTCGTACGTTTTTCTGGCGATTCGGGAGATGGTATGCAGTTAACCGGAACCATTTTCTCAAACCTCTCTGCTATCTTTGGAAATCAGATAGCTACATTCCCCGATTTTCCTGCAGAAATCAGAGCACCTCAAGGTACTCTGTATGGAGTTTCAGGCTTTCAAGTACATTTAGGTAATCAAATTTACAACTCAGGCGATATGTCTGATGTTTTGGTTGCAATGAACCCTGCTGCTTTGAAAGTAAACGCCAAATCATTGAAAAAAGATTCTGTTATAATTATCGATACAGACTCTTTCGGCAAACGTGATTTGGAAAAAGCTCTATTTGCTACCGAAGATCCATTTACAGAATTAGGACTGACAACACAGCAGATAATCTCCGTACCGATAACAACTCTAACTAAGAGTAGCCTCGAAGGTATGGAAATGGATATGAAATCTCGTGTCAGAAGTAAAAATATGTTTGCATTAGGACTTGTATGCTGGTTATTTAATCGTCCATTGGATGTAGCTAACCATATACTTTCTAACAAATTTGCAAAGAAACCGGTTTTGGTCGAAGCAAACCTTAAAGTACTAGCCGATGGATTTAATTACGGACATAATACCAATATGTCTATCTCTTCATATAGGGTAGAGACTGTAAATATTGACAAAGGATACTATATAGATATTAATGGAAATACAGCAACAGCATATGGACTGATTGCTGCTTCCGAAAATTCTGGTAAACCGCTGTTCTTGGGCTCATACCCCATTACTCCGGCGACAGATATTTTGCAAGAACTTGTTAAATTTAAACAGCTAGGAGTTAAAGCAATTCAGGTAGAAGATGAAATAGCCGGTGTATGTACGGCTATAGGCGCCAGTTTTGCAGGTAACTTAGCAGTTACATCTACATCCGGACCGGGTTTAGCCCTCAAAGGTGAAGCTATAGGATTGGCTGTAATGGCTGAATTGCCACTTATTGTTATCGATGTTCAACGAGGAGGCCCATCTACAGGCCTGCCAACTAAAACCGAACAAACCGACCTCAGACAAGCTCTATATGGTCGCAACGGAGAAAGTCCTATTGTGGTACTGGCAGCAGCTAGTCCTACAGATTGCTTTGATATGGCCTATTGGGCATCTAAGATCGCATTAGAGCGTGTTATGCCTGTGATCCTGTTAACAGATGGTTATATAGCAAACGGTTCTTCGGCATGGCGCATTCCAGATTTAGACCAATATCCGACAATAACTCCGCATGACGTATCGCAATACACAGGCAACGAATGGAATAGTGCGTTACGTAATGATGAAACAATGGTTCGCTACTGGGCTGAAGCAGGCTTAGAAGGATATACACATCGTATTGGTGGACTTGAAAAAGACTTTAAAACCGGAGCCATCTCTACCGACGCAGCTAACCATCAAAAAATGACTGATATCAGACAACAAAAAGTAGATAAAGTAGCGGATATAATCCCTCAACTAGAGCTCATTGGCGGAGAAGATGCAGAATTACTGGTTATCGGATGGGGTGGAACATACGGACATTTGCGAGAAGCAGTTGAAAAAATGAATATCCTCGGACATAAAGTGGCTTTAGCTCATTTCCGATTTATTAGTCCATTACCTAAGAATACAGAGTCGATACTCCGTAAATTTAAAAATATTATTGTTGCAGAGTTAAACAACGGTCAATTCGCAGGCTATTTGGTGGACAAAATCCCCGGATTGCAAGTATCACGTTACAACAAAGTGGAAGGACAGCCATTCGCTGTTTCTGAATTGATTGAAGCATTCACAAAGAAGTTAGGAGAGTAA
- the glpE gene encoding thiosulfate sulfurtransferase GlpE, whose translation MAFKHINPSQAKALLVENHAVLVDIRDELSFSLSHDDQAINLTQSSLPKFLSETEKDTPVLVICYHGNSSQLAADFLSQQGFSDVYSIDGGYEEWKEQEIKS comes from the coding sequence ATGGCATTTAAACATATCAATCCCTCTCAAGCTAAAGCATTATTGGTTGAGAATCACGCAGTACTTGTAGATATCAGAGATGAGCTAAGTTTTAGCCTTTCTCATGATGACCAAGCAATAAACCTTACCCAATCATCGCTGCCGAAATTTCTATCCGAGACCGAGAAAGATACTCCGGTATTAGTTATTTGTTACCATGGTAACAGTAGCCAACTAGCGGCAGATTTTTTATCGCAACAAGGATTCTCTGATGTATATAGCATTGATGGAGGATATGAAGAGTGGAAGGAACAAGAAATAAAAAGCTGA
- a CDS encoding sodium:solute symporter: MGIYILVIIAVYFTTLLVISHFVSKKSSDNEAFFLGNRQSPWFVVAIAMVGTSISGVTFVSVPGMVGKFDMTYMQMVFGFTIGYFIVAFILLPLYYKLNLTTIYGYLEKRFGFYSYKTGASFFILSKIIGAAARLYLVAIILQTLVFDQWHIPFFVTVTGIILLIWAYTFRSGIKTIIWTDTLQTSSLILGVILIIWQVASKMDLDISQAVNVISNNEHSRIFVFDDWASRQNFFKQFLSGVFITIVMTGLDQDMMQKNLTCKSLKDAQKNMVTYGFAFIPINLLFLSLGVLLILFASQFNITLPQHSDQILPVMATEYLGFPVLIFFTIGIIAAAFSSADSALTALTTSVCIDILNIKRDNEEQAKKIRKRVHQLVSLAFLLVILIINSIHQENVLDTIYKVASYTYGPLLGLFFFGLFSKVSIRDKYVPYICILAPALSYLIEFLSLRLFSYTVGYEILLLNGLLTAIGLLCLKQDKQTTSV, translated from the coding sequence ATGGGGATATACATACTTGTTATTATTGCAGTCTATTTTACGACGCTATTGGTTATTTCTCATTTTGTAAGTAAAAAAAGCAGTGATAATGAAGCATTCTTTTTAGGGAATAGGCAATCTCCCTGGTTTGTAGTTGCCATAGCGATGGTTGGCACATCTATCTCCGGAGTAACTTTTGTATCTGTTCCGGGAATGGTTGGTAAATTTGATATGACATACATGCAAATGGTGTTTGGTTTCACCATTGGATATTTCATCGTAGCCTTCATATTACTCCCCCTCTATTACAAGCTAAATCTCACGACCATATATGGTTATTTAGAGAAGCGCTTTGGTTTTTATTCATATAAAACAGGAGCTTCTTTTTTTATCTTATCTAAAATCATCGGAGCTGCCGCACGCCTATACCTAGTAGCTATCATATTGCAAACACTTGTTTTCGATCAATGGCATATACCATTCTTTGTTACGGTTACCGGCATCATCCTACTCATCTGGGCATATACATTCCGCAGTGGCATCAAGACCATTATATGGACAGACACACTACAAACTTCATCTCTGATACTGGGTGTTATACTCATAATATGGCAGGTTGCATCAAAGATGGACTTAGATATATCACAAGCAGTAAATGTGATTAGCAACAACGAACATTCTCGCATATTTGTTTTTGACGATTGGGCTTCCCGTCAAAACTTTTTCAAACAATTCCTTAGCGGAGTATTCATTACAATTGTAATGACAGGACTTGATCAGGATATGATGCAGAAGAACTTAACATGCAAGAGTCTGAAAGATGCACAAAAGAACATGGTAACATACGGATTTGCTTTTATCCCCATCAATCTGTTATTTTTATCTTTGGGTGTCTTACTTATATTGTTTGCAAGCCAATTTAATATCACCCTGCCCCAACATTCCGATCAGATATTGCCTGTTATGGCAACCGAATATTTAGGTTTTCCCGTACTTATATTTTTCACGATCGGTATAATTGCCGCCGCCTTCTCCAGTGCAGACTCGGCATTAACTGCATTAACAACATCTGTATGTATAGATATCCTTAATATCAAACGAGATAATGAAGAGCAAGCAAAGAAAATAAGAAAAAGAGTACATCAACTTGTGAGTTTGGCATTTTTACTGGTAATCCTTATCATAAATTCTATTCATCAAGAAAACGTATTGGATACTATTTACAAAGTAGCATCATATACCTATGGACCATTGTTAGGATTATTTTTCTTCGGTCTTTTCTCAAAAGTTAGCATACGAGACAAGTATGTGCCATACATATGCATACTTGCACCGGCATTAAGCTATCTCATTGAATTCCTTTCCCTAAGGTTATTTTCTTACACAGTAGGATATGAAATATTATTACTTAACGGGCTGCTAACTGCTATTGGATTATTGTGCCTGAAGCAGGATAAACAAACAACATCCGTATAG
- a CDS encoding Do family serine endopeptidase, whose translation MKKIWKNISTYALVALVSIGATYGMYTFMDHRRGYSSADFYNYGGEFNQKGVHLASLTAEGYPDFTKAAENSVHAVVHIKSTVKSQAPAQGRQRAIDPFEYFFGFGDRGQDFGTPQPSVGFGSGVIISKDGYIVTNNHVIDKANEIEVTLNDNRKFTAKLIGTDPQTDIALLKIEGNEFAYIPFGNSDNLKVGEWVLAVGNPFNLTSTVTAGIVSAKGRGGIGANSGDIQSFIQTDAAINRGNSGGALVNTNGELVGINTAIYSQTGDFAGYGFAVPISIAGKVVADIKEYGTVQRAVLGVMIQDISVAKEANPDKTKGLKANEGAYVGGFAEMSPAKQAGLEEGDVITAINGVKVKGVSELQDQVNRFRPGDKVKVDIIRGSSTKTYDVTLKNSSGNTSVVKKGDGIAAVGAAFKELSADKKKDLGVSYGVEVAGVDNGGKFYKEGISKGFIIQKINNQPVSSPSQVENIITSTAGSQDKVLFISGITPSGARKYYAVDLSE comes from the coding sequence ATGAAAAAGATTTGGAAAAATATTTCAACCTATGCTTTGGTTGCATTAGTGAGTATAGGTGCTACTTATGGTATGTATACCTTTATGGATCATCGTAGAGGATATAGTTCAGCCGACTTTTATAATTATGGGGGAGAGTTTAATCAGAAAGGAGTTCATCTGGCCAGTTTGACCGCCGAAGGATACCCTGATTTTACGAAGGCGGCTGAGAATTCGGTACATGCTGTAGTGCATATAAAATCAACCGTAAAATCACAGGCTCCTGCGCAGGGGCGTCAAAGGGCAATCGATCCATTCGAATACTTTTTCGGATTTGGTGATAGAGGTCAGGATTTTGGTACCCCCCAGCCTAGTGTAGGCTTTGGTTCTGGTGTTATTATCTCAAAGGATGGTTACATTGTTACTAACAATCACGTTATAGACAAGGCAAATGAGATAGAAGTAACATTAAATGACAATAGAAAGTTTACGGCTAAACTAATCGGTACAGACCCGCAGACAGATATCGCCTTGCTGAAAATAGAAGGGAATGAATTTGCATATATACCATTTGGCAATTCAGATAACCTGAAAGTCGGAGAATGGGTATTGGCAGTAGGAAATCCTTTTAATCTGACATCTACAGTAACCGCCGGGATTGTAAGCGCTAAAGGTCGTGGTGGCATTGGTGCAAATAGTGGAGACATCCAGTCGTTTATACAGACAGATGCTGCTATTAACAGAGGAAACAGTGGTGGTGCGCTTGTAAATACAAACGGAGAACTAGTCGGTATCAACACTGCCATCTATTCACAAACTGGTGACTTTGCCGGATATGGTTTTGCTGTTCCGATCTCTATCGCAGGAAAAGTTGTGGCAGATATAAAAGAATATGGTACTGTGCAACGTGCTGTGTTGGGTGTTATGATTCAAGATATCTCTGTAGCGAAAGAGGCTAATCCGGACAAGACAAAAGGTCTTAAAGCAAATGAAGGTGCTTATGTTGGTGGTTTTGCAGAAATGAGTCCGGCCAAACAAGCAGGATTAGAAGAAGGTGATGTGATTACAGCTATCAATGGCGTGAAGGTTAAGGGAGTGAGTGAACTTCAAGATCAGGTAAACAGGTTCCGTCCGGGAGATAAGGTGAAAGTAGATATAATCCGTGGAAGCTCTACTAAGACCTACGATGTTACACTCAAAAACAGTTCGGGCAATACATCTGTAGTCAAAAAAGGTGACGGTATAGCTGCTGTAGGTGCTGCGTTTAAAGAACTGTCGGCAGACAAGAAGAAAGACCTGGGCGTAAGCTATGGTGTTGAAGTAGCAGGTGTTGATAATGGTGGCAAATTCTACAAAGAAGGGATAAGCAAAGGTTTTATTATTCAGAAGATAAATAATCAACCTGTATCATCTCCAAGTCAGGTAGAAAACATTATTACATCAACAGCAGGAAGTCAGGATAAAGTATTGTTCATATCCGGGATAACCCCATCCGGTGCAAGGAAATATTATGCGGTAGATCTTAGCGAATAA